A window of the Henckelia pumila isolate YLH828 chromosome 3, ASM3356847v2, whole genome shotgun sequence genome harbors these coding sequences:
- the LOC140891640 gene encoding uncharacterized protein has product MAESGNNAERGRGRGRPRIDVNTEVNQATGRLEQLRMDELVARFHTMRPPRYFGNEGPEKAEIWITEIEDLFDLIEYPSAQRLKLALHQLKDRAKMWWATTLMTLESQKVTPSWDVFKLKFRESYCPPSFYSAKSTEFHNLKQGNTSVQDYADTFYELLKYAPHVAASQGAIVESFTEGLDDRLHPFVSTGKPMNYPEAVELAKRAEASFRRRGGNKTPIQHQYGKQSSSHFSTSSLRPKGKQFKKSGSSSTSSEGSGKQSGQRYTGPYCDNCGGKHFSNQCVGVQGLCNVCGRPGHFARVCPSQTGKSVQAGSGTPGGKFSAPSHSSQQSSRPHQQSRGPGGQQNQPPVRVFALTEDEAQAAPGYPSDFSAPGGGSAGGAR; this is encoded by the coding sequence ATGGCTGAAAGTGGTAATAATGCTGAACGTGGGCGTGGTCGTGGGAGACCTCGCATTGATGTTAATACCGAGGTTAATCAAGCTACTGGACGATTGGAACAACTTAGGATGGATGAGTTAGTTGCCCGTTTCCATACCATGCGTCCACCTCGTTATTTTGGTAATGAGGGACCTGAAAAAGCTGAAATCTGGATTACCGAGATTGAAGATCtctttgatttgattgaatatCCGTCGGCGCAACGTTTGAAGCTAGCACTCCATCAGTTGAAGGATCGTGCTAAGATGTGGTGGGCTACTACCTTGATGACTTTGGAATCTCAGAAAGTAACACCGTCTTGGGATGTATTCAAGCTGAAGTTCAGGGAAAGTTATTGTCCTCCATCATTCTATAGTGCCAAATCAACTGAATTCCATAACTTGAAACAAGGAAATACGTCGGTGCAAGACTATGCTGATACTTTTTACGAACTGTTGAAGTATGCTCCTCATGTTGCTGCTAGTCAGGGAGCTATTGTTGAAAGCTTCACTGAAGGATTAGATGATCGCTTGCATCCATTTGTCTCGACTGGAAAGCCAATGAATTATCCCGAAGCTGTGGAATTGGCAAAAAGGGCTGAGGCAAGTTTTCGAAGGAGAGGTGGAAACAAGACTCCTATCCAGCACCAATATGGCAAGCAATCTTCAAGTCATTTTAGTACTTCATCTTTACGTCCAAAagggaaacaattcaagaaATCTGGTTCTAGTTCTACTAGTTCTGAAGGTTCTGGAAAGCAGAGTGGACAACGCTACACTGGTCCTTATTGTGATAACTGCGGTGGGAAACATTTCAGCAATCAATGTGTGGGAGTTCAAGGACTTTGCAATGTTTGTGGCAGACCAGGACACTTTGCTCGAGTTTGCCCCAGTCAGACAGGAAAATCAGTGCAGGCAGGTAGTGGAACACCTGGTGGCAAATTTTCTGCACCATCCCACTCTTCTCAGCAGTCGAGCAGGCCACATCAGCAATCAAGAGGTCCAGGTGGTCAGCAAAATCAGCCACCAGTTCGTGtatttgccttgacagaggacgAGGCACAGGCAGCTCCAG